Proteins from one Pelodiscus sinensis isolate JC-2024 chromosome 21, ASM4963464v1, whole genome shotgun sequence genomic window:
- the LOC102454048 gene encoding myeloperoxidase-like, with amino-acid sequence MKPGILLFTVLVALSLCLAAGSSVNDVVEKLPDPFFLSSTNEAKQLVDAAYKYEREKSKKELPKKSARPCDFLKHLKEPVAGTRSAIRAADYLETTLKILKKKLLRMVKGEFNLTDVLSKKQKEMISKMTGCDYQIRPITCPESSPYRTITGECNNRKNAYFGASNHGYARWLPAEYEDGVCLPKGLEEGKLYNGFPLPLVRQVSNEIIHTANENVTPDQARSLFFMHWGQWVDHDLDLAPFTTTKIDNQDVHCETSCVFEPPCFPIKIPLNDPRIKDPNTCMPFVRSAPVCNAKTFTREQINAITSFLDAGMVYGSEVPLARSLRNQTNQLGLLALNQNFTDAGLGLLPFENKSQSLCVLTNKTANIPCFKAGDARVTENLGLTALHTVFVREHNRLAKELKELNPQWDGEKLYQEARKIIGAMTQVLTYRDYLPLLLGDELEKQLPCYRGYDESEDPTVSNVFSMAFRFGHGSIQPLVTRLDEHFQPLGPQSQVPLHLTFSATWRVVMEGGIDPLLRGMLVDPAKLMKQNQMMVAELQERLFEQLEIMGLDLASLNLQRGRDHGLPGYNAWRRFCGLSQPRDVAELSAVLRNPELAKRFLALYGTPDNIDIWIGALAEPFVPNGRVGPLLACLIGTQFRKLRDGDRFWWESPGVFTAEQRRALSSSSLPRVLCDNTRLREVPTDLFKVNRYPEDFVNCSTIDRLDLSPWQQRSS; translated from the exons ATGAAGCCAGGGATTCTCCTCTTCACAGTCTTGGTGGCCTTGAGCTTGTGCCTGGCAGCTGGATCTTCCGTAAATG ATGTCGTGGAGAAACTACCAGATCCCTTCTTTCTGAGCAGCACCAATGAGGCCAAGCAGCTGGTGGATGCTGCGTACAAGTACGAACGGGAAAA AAGCAAGAAGGAGCTGCCGAAAAAGAGCGCCCGCCCCTGCGACTTCCTGAAGCATTTGAAGGAGCCGGTGGCAGGAACCAGGTCTGCAATCCGAGCTGCCGATTACTTGGAAACCACCCTGAAGATCCTGAAGAAGAAGTTGCTTCGGATGGTGAAAGGGGAGTTTAACCTCACAG ATGTTCTGAGCAAGAAGCAGAAGGAAATGATTTCCAAGATGACTGGTTGCGACTACCAGATTCGTCCCATCACCTGCCCAGAGAGTAGCCCCTACCGGACCATTACTGGAGAATGCAACAACAG GAAGAATGCGTATTTTGGGGCTTCCAACCATGGCTATGCCCGATGGCTCCCCGCAGAGTATGAGGATGGAGTGTGTCTTCCCAAAGGACTAGAGGAAGGCAAACTGTATAACGGCTTTCCGCTCCCGCTG GTTCGGCAAGTGTCCAATGAAATCATCCACACGGCCAACGAGAACGTCACCCCGGACCAGGCCCGCTCCCTTTTCTTCATGCACTGGGGCCAGTGGGTCGACCACGATTTGGACTTAGCCCCTTTCACAACTACAAAAATCGACAACCAAGACGTTCACTGTGAGACCAGCTGCGTCTTCGAGCCACCTTGCTTCCCGATCAAG ATTCCTCTTAATGACCCACGGATTAAGGACCCAAATACTTGTATGCCGTTCGTCCGCTCAGCTCCAGTCTGCAATGCCAAGACCTTTACACGAGAGCAGATCAATGCGATCACCTCGTTCCTGGATGCCGGCATGGTGTACGGCAGTGAAGTGCCGCTAGCGAGGAGTCTTCGGAATCAGACAAACCAGCTGGGGCTGTTGGCGCTGAACCAGAACTTTACCGATGCGGGGTTGGGATTACTGCCTTTTGAGAACAAGTCCCAGAGCCTCTGTGTACTCACAAACAAGACTGCGAATATCCCCTGCTTTAAAGCAG GGGATGCGCGAGTGACCGAAAACCTGGGACTTACGGCTCTCCACACAGTCTTTGTGCGGGAGCATAATCGCTTGGCTAAAGAGCTGAAGGAATTAAATCCACAGTGGGATGGAGAGAAGCTCTACCAGGAGGCCCGGAAAATCATTGGCGCTATGACCCAG GTGCTCACGTACAGAGACTACCTGCCACTTCTGCTTGGAGATGAGCTTGAAAAGCAGCTACCCTGCTACCGGGGCTATGACGAGTCTGAGGACCCCACCGTGTCAAACGTCTTCTCCATGGCTTTCCGGTTCGGCCACGGCTCCATCCAGCCGCTGGTGACCCGTTTAGATGAACACTTCCAGCCTCTGGGTCCGCAGTCCCAGGTCCCGCTCCACCTCACCTTCTCCGCGACCTGGAGGGTTGTCATGGAAG GTGGCATCGACCCGCTCCTCCGCGGCATGCTGGTTGACCCTGCAAAACTAATGAAGCAGAACCAAATGATGGTGGCAGAGCTCCAGGAGCGGCTTTTTGAACAGCTGGAAATAATgggactggatctggcctcctTAAACCTGCAACGGGGCAGAGATCACGGTCTCCCAG ggtaCAACGCCTGGAGACGGTTCTGTGGGCTCTCGCAGCCCCGCGATGTGGCGGAACTCTCCGCGGTGCTGAGGAACCCCGAGCTGGCCAAGCGGTTCCTAGCCCTGTACGGGACGCCGGACAATATCGACATCTGGATCGGGGCACTGGCGGAGCCGTTCGTGCCCAATGGCAGAGTGGGGCCTCTCCTGGCTTGCCTCATTGGGACGCAGTTCAGGAAGCTGCGAGATGGGGACAG GTTCTGGTGGGAGAGCCCCGGGGTGTTCACGGCTGAGCAGCGCCGGGCCCtaagcagcagctccctgccccgggtgctCTGTGACAACACGCGCCTTAGAGAGGTGCCCACGGACCTGTTCAAGGTCAACCGCTACCCCGAGGACTTTGTGAACTGCAGCACGATTGACCGGCTTGACTTGTCACCATGGCAGCAACGCAGCAGCTAG